Proteins encoded by one window of Homo sapiens chromosome 6 genomic scaffold, GRCh38.p14 alternate locus group ALT_REF_LOCI_6 HSCHR6_MHC_QBL_CTG1:
- the OR2W1 gene encoding olfactory receptor 2W1, with protein sequence MDQSNYSSLHGFILLGFSNHPKMEMILSGVVAIFYLITLVGNTAIILASLLDSQLHTPMYFFLRNLSFLDLCFTTSIIPQMLVNLWGPDKTISYVGCIIQLYVYMWLGSVECLLLAVMSYDRFTAICKPLHYFVVMNPHLCLKMIIMIWSISLANSVVLCTLTLNLPTCGNNILDHFLCELPALVKIACVDTTTVEMSVFALGIIIVLTPLILILISYGYIAKAVLRTKSKASQRKAMNTCGSHLTVVSMFYGTIIYMYLQPGNRASKDQGKFLTLFYTVITPSLNPLIYTLRNKDMKDALKKLMRFHHKSTKIKRNCKS encoded by the coding sequence ATGGACCAAAGCAATTATAGTTCTTTACATGGTTTTATTCTGCTTGGCTTCTCTAACCATCCAAAAATGGAGATGATCCTGTCAGGAGTTGTCGCCATCTTCTACTTAATTACATTGGTGGGTAACACAGCCATCATTCTTGCATCTCTCCTGGATTCCCAGCTTCATACACCAATGTACTTTTTCCTCAGAAATTTATCTTTCCTAGATCTATGTTTCACAACCAGCATCATCCCTCAGATGCTGGTCAACTTGTGGGGACCTGATAAGACCATCAGCTATGTGGGTTGTATCATCCAACTCTATGTTTACATGTGGTTGGGCTCAGTTGAGTGCCTTCTCCTGGCTGTTATGTCCTATGATCGTTTTACAGCTATATGTAAGCCCTTGCATTATTTTGTAGTCATGAACCCACATCTATGTCTAAAGATGATTATCATGATCTGGAGTATTAGTTTGGCCAATTCTGTAGTATTATGTACACTCACTCTGAATTTGCCCACATGTGGAAACAACATTCTGGATCATTTCTTGTGTGAGTTGCCAGCTCTGGTCAAGATAGCTTGTGTAGACACCACAACAGTTGAAATGTCTGTTTTCGCTTTAGGCATTATAATTGTCCTCACACCTCTCATCCTTATTCTTATATCCTATGGCTACATTGCCAAAGCTGTGCTGAGAACGAAGTCAAAAGCAAGCCAGCGAAAAGCAATGAATACCTGTGGATCTCATCTTACTGTAGTGTCTATGTTCTATGGAACTATTATCTACATGTACCTGCAACCAGGTAACAGGGCTTCCAAAGACCAGGGCAAGTTCCTCACCCTCTTTTACACCGTCATCACTCCAAGTCTCAACCCGCTCATTTACACCTTAAGAAATAAGGACATGAAGGATGCCCTGAAGAAACTGATGAGATTTCACCacaaatctacaaaaataaagaggaattGCAAGTCATAG